From the genome of Halictus rubicundus isolate RS-2024b chromosome 2, iyHalRubi1_principal, whole genome shotgun sequence, one region includes:
- the LOC143365777 gene encoding protein FAM76A isoform X2, with protein MCRQCSRAPDAFRGIRSRSYPRDNSCARKGNTSTICKKCEQNVKSYGKPSACEYCNTIAAFIGSKCQRCTNSEKRYGPPVTCEQCKQKCAFDRQDEDKKVDGKLLCWLCTLSYKRALAKTKQSDAERRAHLKLAQQRAAKHKEQKLKGHNKRPHRVDVTKLPPPQSEGGDTNGPTPVKAARMVGVHDPHDPNSSDHVVAVTQLKEKIAHLQKQISIKDSQLLAKDRQITELKAKNFTSETELRNKMKATEKEYETKISTMQLKISSLLKEVASLSKSSKRGDRVAATKTEAGTNSGSGTDSPVP; from the exons ATGTGCAGGCAATGTTCGCGTGCTCCAGATGCTTTTCGAGGCATCCGTTCGAGGAGCTATCCCCGGGACAACAGTTGTGCAAG AAAGGGTAACACGAGCACTATATGTAAAAAATGCGAGCAGAACGTGAAATCCTACGGTAAGCCATCGGCCTGCGAATACTGCAACACGATAGCTGCGTTTATCGGCAGCAAATGCCAACGATGTACCAATTCCGAGAAACGATACGGACCTCCGGTTACTTGCGAGCAATGCAAACAGAAGTGTGCCTTTGATAGACAGGACGAAGATAAAAAG GTCGATGGAAAATTATTATGTTGGCTGTGCACGTTGTCTTACAAACGAGCACTGGCGAAAACAAAACAGTCGGACGCGGAAAGGAGGGCGCATTTGAAATTAGCGCAGCAGCGGGCAGCGAAGCACAAAGAACAAAA ACTGAAAGGTCACAATAAGAGACCGCACAGAGTAGACGTGACGAAGCTGCCACCACCTCAGTCCGAGGGTGGTGACACGAATGGACCTACGCCGGTCAAAGCAGCCAGGATGGTGGGCGTGCACGATCCCCACGATCCAAACAGCTCGGATCACGTGGTCGCGGTCACGCAACTCAAAGAGAAGATAGCCCACCTTCAGAAGCAAATCTCCATCAAGGATAGCCAACTACTCGCCAAGGATAGACAG ATTACCGAGTTGAAGGCGAAGAACTTCACGTCCGAGACGGAGCTGCGCAACAAGATGAAGGCAACGGAGAAAGAGTACGAGACGAAAATCTCGACGATGCAGCTCAAGATCTCTAGCTTATTGAAAGAAGTCGCTTCCTTGTCGAAGAGTTCAAAGCGTGGCGACAGAGTGGCCGCGACGAAAACGGAAGCTGGGACCAACAGCGGAAGCGGAACAGACAGTCCTGTACCTTGA
- the LOC143365777 gene encoding protein FAM76A isoform X1 produces MSANNVQAMFACSRCFSRHPFEELSPGQQLCKECRGAFPVVKCTYCRSEFQQTIKGNTSTICKKCEQNVKSYGKPSACEYCNTIAAFIGSKCQRCTNSEKRYGPPVTCEQCKQKCAFDRQDEDKKVDGKLLCWLCTLSYKRALAKTKQSDAERRAHLKLAQQRAAKHKEQKLKGHNKRPHRVDVTKLPPPQSEGGDTNGPTPVKAARMVGVHDPHDPNSSDHVVAVTQLKEKIAHLQKQISIKDSQLLAKDRQITELKAKNFTSETELRNKMKATEKEYETKISTMQLKISSLLKEVASLSKSSKRGDRVAATKTEAGTNSGSGTDSPVP; encoded by the exons ATGAGCGCGAACAATGTGCAGGCAATGTTCGCGTGCTCCAGATGCTTTTCGAGGCATCCGTTCGAGGAGCTATCCCCGGGACAACAGTTGTGCAAG GAGTGCAGAGGTGCATTTCCAGTGGTGAAATGTACGTATTGTAGGTCAGAATTCCAGCAAACAAT AAAGGGTAACACGAGCACTATATGTAAAAAATGCGAGCAGAACGTGAAATCCTACGGTAAGCCATCGGCCTGCGAATACTGCAACACGATAGCTGCGTTTATCGGCAGCAAATGCCAACGATGTACCAATTCCGAGAAACGATACGGACCTCCGGTTACTTGCGAGCAATGCAAACAGAAGTGTGCCTTTGATAGACAGGACGAAGATAAAAAG GTCGATGGAAAATTATTATGTTGGCTGTGCACGTTGTCTTACAAACGAGCACTGGCGAAAACAAAACAGTCGGACGCGGAAAGGAGGGCGCATTTGAAATTAGCGCAGCAGCGGGCAGCGAAGCACAAAGAACAAAA ACTGAAAGGTCACAATAAGAGACCGCACAGAGTAGACGTGACGAAGCTGCCACCACCTCAGTCCGAGGGTGGTGACACGAATGGACCTACGCCGGTCAAAGCAGCCAGGATGGTGGGCGTGCACGATCCCCACGATCCAAACAGCTCGGATCACGTGGTCGCGGTCACGCAACTCAAAGAGAAGATAGCCCACCTTCAGAAGCAAATCTCCATCAAGGATAGCCAACTACTCGCCAAGGATAGACAG ATTACCGAGTTGAAGGCGAAGAACTTCACGTCCGAGACGGAGCTGCGCAACAAGATGAAGGCAACGGAGAAAGAGTACGAGACGAAAATCTCGACGATGCAGCTCAAGATCTCTAGCTTATTGAAAGAAGTCGCTTCCTTGTCGAAGAGTTCAAAGCGTGGCGACAGAGTGGCCGCGACGAAAACGGAAGCTGGGACCAACAGCGGAAGCGGAACAGACAGTCCTGTACCTTGA